In a genomic window of Nostoc sp. UHCC 0870:
- the ntrB gene encoding nitrate ABC transporter permease translates to MVIRSKRPLAQNQKPKQLFWGILQQIFAPLCGITSILILWYLISLTPDTSLPSPVAVISNTWELIINPFFNKGGLNKGFFWLILASLKRVMFGYLIAVVIGIPIGFLISLNKFLRQAIDPVIQILRPVAPLAWLPLAQAIFLKPNPSAIFVITITAIWPIILNTALGVQMIPKDYTNVSKILGLSFFENFYKVLIPATLPYIFTGLRIAIGLSWLAVVAAEMLLADDGLGFFIVDAYNNSNISEIILAIIYLGVVGLVLDKIMAYIAFKVTPQE, encoded by the coding sequence ATGGTGATACGCTCTAAAAGACCACTTGCTCAAAATCAAAAGCCCAAGCAACTTTTTTGGGGAATCCTCCAGCAAATATTTGCACCATTATGCGGTATTACTAGTATTTTAATACTTTGGTATTTGATCAGCCTTACTCCTGATACATCTTTACCTTCTCCTGTTGCAGTTATCAGCAATACTTGGGAATTAATTATTAACCCATTTTTTAATAAAGGTGGATTAAATAAAGGGTTCTTCTGGTTGATTCTTGCTAGCCTCAAACGAGTCATGTTTGGTTATTTGATAGCTGTAGTTATTGGCATCCCCATTGGTTTTTTGATTAGCCTGAATAAATTTTTAAGACAAGCTATAGATCCCGTCATTCAGATTTTGCGCCCTGTTGCACCTCTAGCTTGGCTACCTTTAGCCCAAGCTATATTTCTTAAACCAAATCCATCGGCTATTTTTGTAATCACTATTACTGCTATTTGGCCGATTATTCTCAATACCGCTTTGGGTGTACAAATGATTCCCAAAGATTATACTAATGTCTCAAAAATTTTAGGCCTATCATTTTTTGAGAATTTTTACAAAGTCTTGATCCCGGCAACACTACCTTACATTTTTACTGGGTTAAGAATTGCTATTGGTCTTTCTTGGTTAGCTGTTGTCGCGGCGGAAATGTTACTCGCCGATGATGGACTAGGCTTTTTTATTGTCGATGCTTATAACAATTCCAATATTAGTGAAATTATATTGGCAATTATCTATCTAGGTGTAGTTGGTCTGGTACTAGACAAAATTATGGCTTATATAGCTTTCAAAGTTACACCACAAGAATAG